The Nitrosarchaeum sp. genomic sequence CAATATTTTTGGAATTTTTTATTGAATTATACGTGAATTGTTTTGAAAATTTCGCTGATTCTCTTAATGATTTTCCATTTGCCAATGAAACTAGTAATGCAGATGAATGATTGCAGCCACTACCATGATTAGTTTTCGGAATTATGTTGCCAGAAATCATGTATTTTGTTTTTTCTTCTAATATGAAATCTGAGATTTTCTCATTTTTTGTTTCTATTCCTGTAATTATGACGTTTTTTGCACCCATCTTTTGAATTTTTAGGGCAGCTTTTAGAAGTGATTTTTTTGAATTTATTTTAATTTGAGTTAAGAATTCTGCCTCAGATTTATTTGGTGTAATAATTGTCGCTAATGGAATTAAATATTTTTTAAAATCCTTAATAGCGTTTTTTTCAATTAGTGAACCTCCAGTGGTTGATTTTATTACTGGATCTAATACAATTGGAATCTTTAATTTTTTTAATTCATTATGTATTGTTTTTATTATATCTGAATTGTATACCATCCCAATTTTTATTCCATCTATTTTAAAATCTGAAATCAATAATTCAAGTTGATTTTTTAATATTTTTTTTGACACTGGTTGAATCATCCCAAAATTAGATGTATTTTGTCCTGTTATTGCGGTAATCACAGTCAACCCATATCCATTCAACATATCAAATGTTTTGACATCACTTTGTATGCCAGCTCCAGACGATGGATCCGAACCACCTATTGAAAGTAAATTCATTTAGTATTCTATACTTTGATTGCACTAATCTGTTTTTCCATTTGATTTTTATTTTTTATGGATTTGTATTTTTTGTTTAATTTTTTTCTATAATGATAGAGAATTTATAGATCTAACACCGCTCTTAATTGTTAATTTGACTGAAAAAATTCCTTTAGTTAATGATCCTCCATCTGAATTGAAATGTACTGTATGTTTGTTACCGATGCA encodes the following:
- the thiD gene encoding bifunctional hydroxymethylpyrimidine kinase/phosphomethylpyrimidine kinase, yielding MNLLSIGGSDPSSGAGIQSDVKTFDMLNGYGLTVITAITGQNTSNFGMIQPVSKKILKNQLELLISDFKIDGIKIGMVYNSDIIKTIHNELKKLKIPIVLDPVIKSTTGGSLIEKNAIKDFKKYLIPLATIITPNKSEAEFLTQIKINSKKSLLKAALKIQKMGAKNVIITGIETKNEKISDFILEEKTKYMISGNIIPKTNHGSGCNHSSALLVSLANGKSLRESAKFSKQFTYNSIKNSKNIGRGVEITQVKKTDNIQTELLNAINKFIGIKNIYKNIPECQTNFVFSKINPKSIKDVMGIAGRIVKTGNNVMMAGNLEYGGSKHVATALIAMNKKFPEIRSAINLKYNEENISKLKKIKLNIYRYDRNAEPIKIKTREGSSIEWGVRSAIKKLETAPDVIYHKGDFGKEPMIIIFAKTPASIIEKVSKLFN